In Saccharomyces cerevisiae S288C chromosome V, complete sequence, one DNA window encodes the following:
- the UBP5 gene encoding putative ubiquitin-specific protease UBP5 (Putative ubiquitin-specific protease; concentrates at the bud neck; UBP5 has a paralog, DOA4, that arose from the whole genome duplication): MGSEQALSEVVESAKERFGRLRHLVQKFLDDDDVPQECLPLLQECAEIWSSYVDACQDITMQAPKEDANRLSKGFLRLNETAFLYYMIVYTLLEDTLPRLKEFSSNKDQNVRNLYGERIQLLHNDPNIERIRNVIENYPKFIQLQTIEPGKLSSMLHFHGDALLLIDVRPRSEFVRAHIKCKNIICIDPASFKDSFTDQQIESVSLITSPHSDITFFSNRDKFKFIILYTDTQLHNNFQQRQTRILAKILSQNSVIKPLSGTKILILENGFSNWVKLGGAYQSSVSETAHLTSSSSTPAFGSPQVPTGLFNQKSLSPNKDKSMPMVSMNTQPLLTTVQRPQLPLYYSDLPIIPQPSPNRNSPTVQKFSPHPPTTLSKLNTPSTIQNKANTVERISPDIRAAQAHAYLPPASNVFSPRIPPLPQQNLSSSRQTILNNSQVLDLDLIVGLENIGNCCYMNCILQCLVGTHDLVRMFLDNTYLNFINFDSSRGSKGLLAKNFAILVNNMHRHGAFTPPNVRTIPVQTIQFKKICGHINPMYSDSMQQDCQEFCQFLLDGLHEDLNQNGSKKHLKQLSDEEERMREKMSIRKASALEWERFLLTDFSAIIDLFQGQYASRLQCQVCEHTSTTYQTFSVLSVPVPRVKTCNILDCFREFTKCERLGVDEQWSCPKCLKKQPSTKQLKITRLPKKLIINLKRFDNQMNKNNVFVQYPYSLDLTPYWARDFNHEAIVNEDIPTRGQVPPFRYRLYGVACHSGSLYGGHYTSYVYKGPKKGWYFFDDSLYRPITFSTEFITPSAYVLFYERIF, from the coding sequence ATGGGCTCAGAACAAGCCTTAAGTGAGGTTGTCGAATCTGCTAAAGAGCGGTTCGGCAGGCTTAGGCATTTAGTTCAGAAGTTTcttgatgatgacgacgTGCCACAAGAGTGTCTGCCTTTGCTCCAAGAATGCGCAGAAATATGGTCTAGTTATGTGGACGCATGCCAGGATATAACCATGCAGGCCCCTAAAGAAGATGCAAACCGGTTGTCAAAGGGGTTTCTCCGATTGAATGAAACAGCTTTTTTATATTACATGATCGTATATACGCTCTTGGAGGATACTCTACCAAGACTAAAGGAATTTTCGAGCAACAAGGACCAGAATGTTAGAAATTTGTACGGGGAGAGAATCCAGCTTTTGCATAATGACCCAAATATTGAGCGGATTCGAAATGTCATTGAAAATTACCCTAAATTTATACAGTTGCAAACTATAGAGCCTGGAAAATTAAGTTCAATGTTGCATTTTCATGGTGACGCTCTCTTGCTTATCGATGTACGGCCCAGGTCTGAATTCGTTAGGGCCCATATCAAATGCAAAAACATTATATGCATCGATCCTGCCTCATTTAAGGATTCTTTTACAGACCAACAAATTGAAAGTGTCTCTTTGATCACTTCGCCGCACTCAGATatcactttcttttcaaatcgAGACAAGTTCAAGTTCATTATTTTATATACTGACACTCAATTGCATAATAATTTCCAGCAAAGGCAAACTCGCATCCTTGCGAAGATTCTTTCCCAAAATTCAGTAATTAAACCGCTGAGTGGGACGAAAATACtcattttggaaaatggGTTCTCAAACTGGGTTAAATTAGGTGGGGCGTATCAATCATCTGTCAGTGAAACAGCGCATCTTACATCCTCGTCTTCAACGCCAGCTTTTGGTAGTCCGCAAGTCCCAACAGGCTTGTTCAATCAGAAATCTCTATCTCCAAATAAAGATAAGAGTATGCCGATGGTATCCATGAATACGCAGCCTTTGCTAACAACGGTGCAAAGGCCTCAATTACCCTTATACTATTCAGATTTGCCCATTATACCGCAACCAAGCCCCAACAGAAATTCTCCCACCGTTCAAAAATTTAGTCCACATCCACCAACCACTCTCTCAAAACTCAATACACCCTCGACCATTCAAAATAAAGCAAACACTGTGGAAAGAATATCGCCAGATATCCGCGCTGCACAAGCCCATGCCTATTTGCCCCCTGCATCGAATGTATTCTCGCCACGTATTCCGCCTTTACCACAACAGAACTTGTCTTCGTCGAGGCAGACCATCCTAAACAACTCACAAGTGCTTGATCTAGATCTTATAGTAGGATTGGAAAATATAGGTAACTGTTGTTATATGAACTGTATACTTCAATGTTTGGTGGGAACACACGATTTGGTTCGAATGTTTTTGGATAACACATATCtgaattttattaattttgatAGTTCAAGAGGTTCTAAGGGGTTGCTAGCTAAAAATTTCGCCATCTTGGTCAATAATATGCACAGACACGGTGCATTCACACCTCCTAACGTAAGAACGATACCAGTTCAGACTATTcagtttaaaaaaatttgcgGCCATATCAACCCCATGTATAGTGATTCAATGCAGCAAGATTGTCAAGAATTTTGTCAATTTTTGCTTGATGGCTTGCACGAGGATTTGAACCAAAACGGCAGCAAAAAGCATCTTAAACAGTTATCAGATGAGGAAGAACGaatgagagaaaaaatgtCCATACGCAAAGCTAGTGCTCTCGAGTGGGAAAGATTTTTGCTTACCGACTTCAGTGCGATAATTGACCTTTTCCAAGGACAGTACGCATCTAGGCTACAATGTCAAGTTTGTGAACATACCTCCACAACTTACCAAACATTCTCTGTTCTTTCTGTTCCTGTCCCACGCGTTAAAACTTGTAACATATTAGACTGTTTCCGGGAATTCACCAAATGCGAAAGGTTAGGTGTCGATGAACAATGGTCATGTCCTAAATGCTTAAAAAAGCAGCCTTCCACTAAACAACTGAAGATTACTAGATTGCCTAAGAAACTAATTATTAATTTGAAACGATTTGACAATCAAATGAATAAGAATAATGTGTTTGTCCAATATCCTTACTCCTTAGATCTTACACCATATTGGGCGAGAGATTTTAATCATGAAGCTATTGTTAATGAGGACATTCCTACCAGGGGCCAAGTACCACCATTTAGATACAGACTGTATGGGGTTGCATGTCATTCGGGGAGTTTGTATGGGGGACACTATACTTCATACGTTTATAAGGGACCAAAAAAAGGTTGGTATTTTTTCGATGACTCGCTTTATCGTCCTATAACGTTTAGTACTGAATTTATCACACCCAGTGCatatgttttattttacgaaagaattttttga